A stretch of Ciconia boyciana chromosome 18, ASM3463844v1, whole genome shotgun sequence DNA encodes these proteins:
- the CLIC3 gene encoding chloride intracellular channel protein 3, whose product MAEKPQIQLFIKASEDGESVGHCPFCQRLFMVLLLKGVPFTLTTVDVKRALDVLKDFAPGAQLPVLLYNGEPKTDTVTIEDFLEDKLAPPMFRSLVPRYRESSLAGNDIFHKFSTFIKNPVPAQDEALQRSLLRALLKLDEYLSAPLEYELAHNPHLRASRRHFLDGDQLTLADCNLLPKLNIVQVVCQHYRRFGIPKDLQGVWRYLNSASETKEFKYTCPNNEEIIQAYRSVVRLPQ is encoded by the exons ATGGCCGAGAAACCCCAAATCCAGCTCTTCATCAAG GCAAGCGAGGATGGGGAGAGTGTGGGCCACTGCCCTTTCTGCCAGCGGCTCTTCATGGTGCTGCTGCTCAAAGGGGTGCCCTTCACCCTCACCACCGTGGATGTGAAGAG GGCGCTTGACGTGCTGAAGGACTTCGCGCCAGGCGCCCAGCTGCCCGTTTTGCTCTACAATGGCGAGCCCAAGACCGACACCGTCACCATTGAGGACTTCTTGGAGGACAAACTGGCCCCCCCCAT GTTCCGCAGCCTGGTCCCACGGTACAGGGAGTCGAGCCTGGCCGGGAATGACATCTTCCACAAGTTCTCCACCTTCATCAAGAACCCAGTGCCTGCCCAGGACGAGG CACTGCAGCGGAGCCTGCTGCGGGCCCTGCTGAAGCTGGACGAGTACCTGAGTGCCCCACTGGAGTACGAGCTGGCCCACAACCCCCACCTCCGGGCCTCCCGGCGCCACTTCCTTGACGGGGACCAGCTCACGCTAGCTGACTGCAACCTGCTGCCCAAACTCAACATCGTTCAG GTCGTGTGCCAGCATTACCGCCGCTTTGGGATCCCCAAGGACCTGCAGGGCGTGTGGCGCTACCTCAACAGTGCCAGCGAAACCAAGGAGTTCAAATACACCTGCCCCAACAACGAGGAGATCATACAAGCTTATCGCTCCGTGGTCCGGTTGCCGCAGTGA